The genomic stretch TGTTGATCGGCCAGTAATGCACTTTTCATGTAGTTGTCCGATGCAGTGATGCCTTGAACACCGTTGTACAGAAATCTGCTACGGCATAAGCATTACACATTGCGCTGTCCTACACAAGCTACCAATGGTTGGATGCACACACTAAGAGCCACAGAAGTGACTCCCATCCTCACCATTATGGGCCTCTCCAGTCACGGTGCCCTCTCCAGCAGGATTGCCGTCCTGGTCCCTCCACTTCCAGTCAATGCCACGCACCACCCGCGCCCCAGGAACGATGTACTTCATAACCTGAGAACGAAAGAGACGGCGCTGTCGTCTCAAGTTGGCCTCTGCCTCCTTCACTGCTTTACCTGACAATGCAGAACAAACCTTGACTGATAGGAAATATGAGCAGAGACAAAGCAGcatcaaattaaaaaaagcatGCAATTAAGGATGgtcatttttcttttgtgaTACTGTAGAAAACTTAAAATTGACATGTTTGCTAAAGAGCTATATTTAAAGGACTTCCAGTTCATTTGTTAATCATTTAATTTACGTAATTTTTTGGACCATGTTATTAATGTCATAAGTTGATCTACCGGTGAATAGACTCTCTGGTAAAAAAACCCCcaccaaacataaaaaaaaaaaaaaaaaaaaaacaccctgtATATAGAGTAGCGCATAACTGAATCTTCAGCATTGCCATTATGGTGCTTTGGGAGCCAAATCCCAAccgaaaaaataaacaaataaataaataaatcaattgtGTTAGGTTACTGCAATCAGGTCAGTCACATGCCAAATATTCACATACGGACAAGAAACAACTCTTTGAGTAAGTGTAAATACTATAAGTGAATAACAATATGACAAAGTGTAGTATTAGAAATTATTGGCACTTACCCAGCTGGTCCTCACACACACCAGTAACGGTGCCATATATCTCTAGACCAGACAGGGAGAGGTAGTGTGTTTGTCCGCTAGCATTCTTCCCCATCTGTTTAATACGAATGTGTCTCCAGCCCTGCTTCTCATCTTTGGATGGATCCAGAGGCCATGTGGCTGTCGACCTAATGCAATAAGATGAGTCATATTAGTAGGTTCACAAAGTAAATATAGCACAATCATTGCAGACTCCAAAATACTGGTTATAGCACACATACCCTGGCTCATTGAGAGAGCTGTCATCCACATGAGTGTAGAGTGTCATCCAGTTCTGACCATCTTTGGACACTTGAAACACCCAATTCCGGAGGGCAGATCGACCATATCCACGAGCATGGCGAAGTGTGTATGCAGAAGGGATGACCCATAAACCAAGGTCGATGGCAAACCATGCATTTTTATCATCGTTGGTGTGACAGTTGAGGGCTGAGCTGTCTCTGCTCAGGATGTCTTCAAGTCGGCCATAAGGCAAGTttctgccctcggaggaggtcACAACCACTAATCCATAAGCAGCGGGGTTCACCCATTCATATGCAGTCCTGTGGACAAGATCATCTTCCTTATGCACATCATTTTGTCTAAATGGGCAATATTGGGGTTTAGAGTTTGATGATAAACTTTGTTGATCATTTAAAAAGATTTAATTGAAATTGGTCATGCAAAAATGGACAAATGCTCACTTTGCATTGGTGCCAATCCAGTACACAATTCCGTTCTCATCAAAGTCATGCTGGTGCCTGAAGATGAAGCTCTGGCCTTCTCTGAGCTTCCTAACAAAGATGAATGAGGACCTGTCAAAGTCATACCATTGCTTGGCCACCTAGGGAAAGAGAGGAGACAAAGTTAAAATTCTCTCTCCAATGCCTATGGGGATACAGCTGagtaaatatagaataatagaagaaataaaacaaaaaagcttTCCTACCATCTTGAGCAGATACTGCTCCAGTGACTCAACAGTGGCCAGTGGCTCCATCTTTAGCATTCTACCAGTACGATCAATCAGGGCTGTTTCACCAGGAGCACGCTCCAAGCGGAAGCGTAACCTCCTTGTCAGAATCTATCACGACAGAAAGAGATTTTAATGAAATGACAATTTATAATGAAAGATGTCACCGTTTCACATGCaccaaaccaaaaataaacatCCAAACAGAGACTGACCTGTAAATTATACGTTGAGCCTGGTGTATCATATAAGTGTAGAGGTAGCCGCTCTATTGACTCCAACACAGCTATCAGTTTGCGGATTAAGGCAACTGCGGGTCGGCTGGAGGGCAGAAATAATTAAATGcatgacaaacaaaaacaaatttgctCAACATGTCCAAACCAGAAAAAGAACTTTCTGGTTGAGactcagatatatatatatatagggaagAGATCACTTTAGCATGCAGAGCCTGGGTAGGACACAATGACCTAATGTGTAACAGAAGATATTCTTTACCTTTCATCATCTTCATTTTCAGTAAACGCAGTCTTGAACACATTTATTCTTTCCATCAGAGGCTTACAATCATGTTTCATGTCTAGATCCACACTCTGTGAGGCAAACACGTAAAAAAGTAATGAGTATTGGGAATAAAAGCTGACAACACGTTTACAACTGACATTAATGTAGTCGCGTGTGACTCACATTGCTGAGGACAGTAAAAAGTGCTTGCACGAGGCCACTGCTGCACATTTCATATGGAGAAATAGTGTTCTCATCTTTGAGAACGACAATTAAATTTTCCAGAGCTGTTTTCATGAGGTCTCGCCATGTGTTTTCACCTTCAATGAGgcactgaaagaaaaaaacagaagaaTAATCATACTCCCTGTTGTCGTCTTTTGACCTCAACTACATGGAAACTAAAAATAAACTGTGACAAAGTTTATCGTAATTATACCTGTCTGTTAGTATGTAACTCCCAAGCAGACTCTAGCTGGGTGGCGATGTTTCTCAGTGTGACCACTACACCTCTCGGCATACTCTCCACAGCCTTGAAGTGATCGTCATACAGATCTCTGGCCATGGTTTTCACCTACAGAAACATAGGTGGAAAAAGAATGTTTGCTAATTTCATGCAATAtactaccgtttaaaagtttggggtcagtacactttttttttttttaagcaaggATGTACAAAATTGATcaaagtgacagcaaagacatttataatgttacaaaaggtttctaattcaaataaatgttattcttttgaactttttattcataaagAATCCTGATGTAAtacatcatggtttccacaaacaatgtggggaaaaaaaaaaaaaaaaaaaaaaaaccttaagcaacaaatcagcatatcagaatgatttctaaaggatcatgtgacactgaaggccatgtttacacctggtattaagaagTACTTTGgttgatcagatcacaagtggatgacgcTAAATACAGGGGTAGACggggtctaaaatgttttaaacttgtccactttcaaccacttcaaGAGGTAGTTGAAAATGCATTTGACCGGATTGCTTCCGTagtcagggttgccaggttcaCAACAAAATCCACCCAtctgctactcaaaactagcccaatcgtgTTTTCGGaggggttcccctggtaaaattcgcattccaagGGCTAATAATCATGTTATTTGGAGTTGCTTCAAccaacatgaaaaacaacccacggcaacagttaaagtagcccaattccacgggaaaaccgcagacttggcaacactgttcaTAGTGTAGATACTCATGTGGTCGAACAGCTGCGAAAGACCCTATTCTCTCCTCCTACTTAAggtgtaaacattatgggaagcatgccagccagacgggatttaaactctgtcggctgaagacccacatttggtttgaagacgaaaaatATAACAAGATAATTCTCTCACCATTCTTGATTTCTAACATGCACTCACAGCATTCTGCGTGGTCTTGCAGCTATTAGAGCAGAAACAACAGCTGCtgctctccgtatgtttttcTGTTGTCTCTGTgcgcgttcatatgtaaattgatTAGTCTGTAAATTAAAAGATCTAAAAAAAACCTTACATTTaccctccccttgaagaaatcaggacagaagtggttgaaagtggacaagagatggattaaaaaaaacaaaaaaacaggtgTAAATAGCTGTCTCCCTTCGTCATCTTAATACTAGATGTAAACAGGGCTGaagacctcaaacttttgaacagttttgcAGCCATGGCTCAAATAGGCATAGTTAAATTTACAAGTCATGCTCTAAAGGATAtgaatgcaaataaatgctcaGTAGTCATACCTTCTGTTTAGTTTTTTCCAATTTGGATTTAAGCTTTCTTCCTCGCTTACCAGTCCAGCCAGTAACAAACTCGGACCCTATTACAAACAGAGGAACCAATAATTGAGTGACTTAGGAAAGATACTGACAAAACAGATGCTTTTAATCTACTATCCCAAACTTACCTAGAGAGGTTtctgctgtgaaagagtgcTTAGTGCCTCGGTTCGACTCAAACACAAAGCCCGGTAGGTCCTCTTTGAGGATGGTGGCCTGCTGGCCATCTGAGTTATGGATGGCAATCTCACCCTCTTTCAGACAAGTGAGAGACCAGTTGCCCACAGTGAGTTTGGTGGGACCTTGTGTGGACAGGATGGGCTGACTGGCTGTCACTGGTTTGACCTGACTCCTGGCACGCTGCAGCTTTTCCAAAAACTCACTTCTGCTCTCTACAGGAAGGAGCAAAAGAAAGCATCAGCTACTACATTGTACAAGTGTCAATCGTAATTTAACAAAGCAACACTATCTGATTTAACTGCTGTCAAGAactaattttgttttttcattgatCGATGAGTCTGTTTTGGCAGGAGACCTACCCGAGCTGTCAGAGCCACCCTCTGGGCTTCCACTGGAGTACATGGTGGCCAGTTTACCATCTAGGATGAAGCGGAACCAACCATTGCTTCCATTGGAGAGCTCCAAAGCAGCTGCGTCACTCCAGATATAAAGGCAGTCCCTGCCTCTGATGATGGACCAGTCTCTCCAGTGGTAGGGCTTCCCCTGGTGAATCTCTTTGGCATCTTCTTGTGGTTCATCATCCTTGAAAATAGACATAGATCAACTTCAGAgcaattcataaatatttaagttttaagtttttttttccccctcaaataTTTTAGATATACAAATTAACTGCACAACAATAAAGACATGAATCTGAACAGAGTTGATTCTGACCTTCTCAGGCTTGGCCTCTTCCTCATTTTCATCATCTGACGTGGGTCCTGCCAGAGTGGACACCTTATTAATGACACCCAGCCTGGCAAGCTGATCTAAAAACACGTCACCTCCCTTATCCACTAGATCCCTAATTATCTGAAGTGCCAGCAGGtgaccatcatcatcatcctgtGAGGGAGAAGAAAGGTCAGTAAGACTTAAAAATAGCCCTATTAAAATTTCagggagggaaaaaaacccccaaaaaaacaacatcatCAAGAGGGAAAGAAAATTATCTGACCTCTTGATCCAGGACAGTCGCAGTGATCTCCACAAGTACAGTGGGCAAGTTGTGTCCAGCATCAGAGTCACACACTTCCTTAAGTAGAACTTCAGAACTGTAGTGCACCATCTTCCTGATCAGAGCTAAACTAGCTTTCCTGTGAAAGAGATGATAAAAACTGTTATCAAAAGGAAAGCATTAACGCCCTGCTGACCGTTGGCTCCAAAATGCAAAACATATAGCACTAAACTGGTTGTCttcattttgaaaatgtacttTAGCACTGATGGCCCACTCAAACCCCTCACCTTATTGAAGGCAGCATGGTTTGCTGAAAAGTCTGTGCAAATACTGGGAGTAGCCTTTTCAGGTAGATAGGCGCCATCTCAGGGTCACCTTTTGGCTCGCTgccctcttcctcttctttatTAACATCCTTCTTTTTCTTGTCATCCCCCTTGTTGACAGGGCACATCCAGTCTCCTGCATCACACATAACAAGAAACTCTTTATTTGGAAAATCTAAGAAATCCCCTAGAAGTCAACATTACAAAATTAGTGGTGAGTGACTGCATTAAAGCACAAGGGTGTAATTTCTATGCCACCAGTGTCACCACCATAAAGAAGTGCAAAATTAACAGGGCTTTCCAAAATCTCCCTCATCTGCCATTGGTTGTCCAAACAAGCTACTCTGTCCCAAATGTACACTATTGGTTGAGCCAATAATGCTTTGTCTGACTGATTTGAGATGCTTAAATGACAAGAGCAATGTTCTGATTACACCATATAGTCTCAGTGTTGACATTTTTTCAGGGAAAATTAGCATACAAAAAGTTTACACTTGCCTCCGCATACTAAGCAgggatataaaaaaaaatattttaacattttaaaaaatacatacttTAGCTTCAATCTTCTGAAGCTTTTACTTTCAAATAGCAGAAGGGAAACAacaattttatttgtgtaaGTGATACCAGTGGTTAACTGAAATGCCATGAAGTGAAGATAAAAGCTGATGGACTCACCAGGTGATTGGAGAATTGCTACAACCTCACTGTGTCCCCTCTCTCTTGCTTTGTCTAAAGGAGTTTTACCATCTTCATCTCTCAGGTCAGGGTTGGCCCCATGGCGCAGTAAAGTCTATTGGAAAAAACATTtgccataaaaataaatatattaaaaacaatgtATAATGAATATACAAAGACTTGGtcacatgacaaacactttaCCTTGGCTACTTGTGGCCTGCCAAAACAGGCAGCATAGTGCAGAGAGGATGACCTCTGGCCTCTATTGACATCAGCACCTCTCTCACAGAGGAACTCCACCTTAATCAGGCCAGAATACAGTGTGAGATCTTCAATCCTCAGAAAACAATGTTCATCTGTTGCACTGACCCCATTCTTCTAACTTATACAAGCTAACACCAGACCAAGAGGATCAAATCAGGTTGTATTAGTGTTCATTATGCATGGCATTTGTAACACTTCTGCTAATGGTGCATGAGCCAGAATTACAATCTTGCCATTTCAGCCGTGTCTCCTCCACATTACCATACTGCACAATGTTAGAAAAATGCGGTCCTAAATTTAGCATGTAACCTTTAGACATAAGTCAGAGGTTTGTTTGCTCATGCTGCACTGTGTCTAAAGGCAAAATCTTGCAACAtgtgcactgaaaaaaaaaaaaaaaaaaacagcttcaAATTTctagatatttattaaaaaaaaaaaaaaaaaaaggcctacCATTTCTTGTGTTCCAAAAGCAGATGCCCAGTTCAAGAGAGTCTGTCCAACATCATCCATGAAATTCACTTCAAATGCTTACAGGGggaagagaaaaaaagtaaacagTACAAGTCAGTTAGGATGTCACCTCAGAGCAACAGAAGCCATTAAAGTCCATCCATTCTCTACCCCCTctctcatttacatttatatccCCCCACTCCAATATTGATCTTGCATGCACTACTTAAACACTTACCACCGGTGTCAATGGCATCAATGAGAGCATCGGTGTCTTTGCTGCGTATACAGTCAATAAGCTGTCGGTGGGAGCGTTCCCCGGAACTGTCGAGACGCCGCAGACCAGGGATGCGGCCGGTAGAACCAGCTGTGGATTTGGGCAAAGCCTTGCGGCCCTCAAAGAGCAGCACCAACAGTAAGTCCACCAGCCGCATGGTGTCCAGCACGCAGCGTTCATCCCCCTGCAGAGCACTCTCCATAGAGTCAGGCAGCTCTGAGCGCAGGAGATCCTGAAGGAGGAGAGGAAACACAAATATCCATAAATGTAACCAGTGGAAACTGGGatttcaaatacatttcagAAATCTCCTCTTGCAATGTTCtgtcacaaaagaaaaaaaaaaaaaaaaaaaaaaggaggaaacacaCAGTACTTGTGACATCTAGCAAATGGCAGGAATATTTCTGTGAATATACATCTTACATGTGTGACAAGTGGTGAGCCTCTGCAGAGTGTAGACAGCAGGCTAACAATGGTAGACACTTGGTTGCTCAGTTTAGAGTCTGCAGCAGATGGAGCGGCTCCACTAGAGGTCCTGCCAGGCTTGCAGGTGGAGGAGGGTCCAGATGCCGTCCCTCCTGCCGCAGCCATACGGGACAGCAGCTCTTCTGTCAGTCCGTGCTTAGCTAATGGGGCTGGGTCAACTCCACGTCGTGTAAACCTGTCCGCTAGTGAAGCGAAGCAGCGCAGAGCTCCATCAGACACCTGTGGATTTCACCAGGACAATTACCATTAGTTCTTCATGTACACACGGGAGGGGGGGGGACTGATCTACAACCTGATTTTAATTCTATTAAAATCAACAGTTACTTCCactataccattcaaaagtttggggtcagtacgatttttttttttttttttaaagaaagacatgaatacttttattcagcaaggatgcattaaatttatcaaagaGAGTAAAagccatttataatgttacaaaatatttatatttcaattaaatgctgtTTATTTGAACATTCTTTGCATCAAAGAACcctgaaaaaatgttttgtgagtttccacaaaaatattaagcagcacaattgtttgcaacactgataaaaaaaaattttttcaccaaatcagcatattacaatgatttctgaaggatcgtgtgactgaagactggaggtaAAGGCTactaaaatggaaaacagttattttaaattgtaatatttcacaatattactgtttttactgtattttttatcaaaaatgcagttttggtgagcataagagactttaaaacaaattttaaaaattgtaatgaccccaaacttttgaatgggagCATAATTTTAAATTCTGAACAACTTAAATTTCAGTCCGTTCCTCACAAAATgctaaatacaaaataaagcacACAAGTTTCTGGTCATGTACTACCTGGTGGTCTTCATGTTTCAGCAGACTAGAGAGGGACTCCACACATGTCTCAAGGGAAGAGTCCTGTGGCTCCATCTTACTGCAGAGGCGAGAAACTACTGCCATGGCAGAGTGCAATGTGTCCTTGTGCACAAGATGACCGCTGTCCCTAATGAAGCTCAGCACACAGTTCAGTCCACCTGCTTCAAATACAGCTCCAGACTCCCGTGTGCAGATCAGCTCCAGAACCTGATGACACCAGACAATATATGGTATGACCATCATGCATTGtggaatttaaataaataaattgaaaaatgtCTGAAAGTCAAAACAGCCAATATAGCAATATTTACCTTTACACATTGCTCAGCCAGATCTCTGCTGGTCCTGTTGTTGAGCTCCACCACCACCAGCCGGTTACACAGGGCTTTAATGGCTCCATCTACTCCCACAATCCTGCGGGTACATTCAGCGGACACATCCAGGTAGTAGGTGATGGCCCTGGCTGTCACTTCCAGCACATTATCTGGTGCGCTCTCATCCAGGAAGATCTTACACAGAGCTGGGAGAAATGTGCGTGGAGGACACCTACGGTGGCGAGACAGCAGtgtcaaaagtgaaatgaaggTACAATATGGAAGAACAATGTTGAATAGCACAATGGCaatatgcaatgcaataaaCCAGATGTGCCAAATCAATTATTTAAAGCCagaaaatgtgtattttctttgtgtagttaatgttaatcaaacaacaacaacaacaacaacaaaaatcattcactgctcttgactgaataacttttgtaactttaataaggattaatctatatttaatttacacagtgaAGGCTATGTCGTGTTATTTTACAATTGATTTCATTTGTAtgtttgttctattgtatttatttgtgctatagCTCAATTTGATTATTGGCTTGTTTTTATTACTGACAGTTTACTTACAATATTTCACATTtacaatatttgaaaatgtgtaTGAGTTCAGCTGGTAGTTTTTGGTGTCAATCTTATTAAGGTAACCCTACTTATTAACCTTATTTTTTTAAGGTTACgggtcaaaaacaacaaaaacataataactaggcctattttattttatttatttattacttttttgtggtggggccagtgaaaattttggtgggacaagaaaaaaaaaaattgactggGTCAGTTgaaaaaaatccttagcgttgagcccTGAATAACATTCTGGAAAAACCAGTAATATCCATCATTAATGACAATTAATGGGGCTGGGTATTAACAAATTTCATGATTTGATTTCAATTCACAAGCTCGTGATTTGATTAAATTCTTATTTCTACTCTATTAGATTCAAATTGGTACAGTGtatggcaaattttctcaagggggaaaagaaaaaaaaaaactcttaatgATGTAAAATTATACAGGGAACCCCAGTTGGTATATTcctataatattaaaatttaaaaataaattatttgtatagGCTACTTATGTTTAAATTACATtaggaagtttttttttttttttaaataatgttataataactttttaaatgacaattttaataGTATTATTAATAGTACAGAGGAAGAGATAATCAGTTCACTTGGGCTCCATGCTGCTGCTTTGCTTGAAcaacagcgatctgtcacgccacaaaGACTGCCAAATGGTGTTTATTATCtgaattttgtaataaaattgacagaaaaaGTAATTCTAACCCTAACTGAAAACAGCACAGACAAAAAGAT from Megalobrama amblycephala isolate DHTTF-2021 linkage group LG5, ASM1881202v1, whole genome shotgun sequence encodes the following:
- the hectd1 gene encoding E3 ubiquitin-protein ligase HECTD1 isoform X6, whose protein sequence is MADVDPDTLLEWLQMGQGDERDMQLIALEQLCMLLLMSDNVDRCFETCPPRTFLPALCKIFLDESAPDNVLEVTARAITYYLDVSAECTRRIVGVDGAIKALCNRLVVVELNNRTSRDLAEQCVKVLELICTRESGAVFEAGGLNCVLSFIRDSGHLVHKDTLHSAMAVVSRLCSKMEPQDSSLETCVESLSSLLKHEDHQVSDGALRCFASLADRFTRRGVDPAPLAKHGLTEELLSRMAAAGGTASGPSSTCKPGRTSSGAAPSAADSKLSNQVSTIVSLLSTLCRGSPLVTHDLLRSELPDSMESALQGDERCVLDTMRLVDLLLVLLFEGRKALPKSTAGSTGRIPGLRRLDSSGERSHRQLIDCIRSKDTDALIDAIDTGAFEVNFMDDVGQTLLNWASAFGTQEMVEFLCERGADVNRGQRSSSLHYAACFGRPQVAKTLLRHGANPDLRDEDGKTPLDKARERGHSEVVAILQSPGDWMCPVNKGDDKKKKDVNKEEEEGSEPKGDPEMAPIYLKRLLPVFAQTFQQTMLPSIRKASLALIRKMVHYSSEVLLKEVCDSDAGHNLPTVLVEITATVLDQEDDDDGHLLALQIIRDLVDKGGDVFLDQLARLGVINKVSTLAGPTSDDENEEEAKPEKDDEPQEDAKEIHQGKPYHWRDWSIIRGRDCLYIWSDAAALELSNGSNGWFRFILDGKLATMYSSGSPEGGSDSSESRSEFLEKLQRARSQVKPVTASQPILSTQGPTKLTVGNWSLTCLKEGEIAIHNSDGQQATILKEDLPGFVFESNRGTKHSFTAETSLGSEFVTGWTGKRGRKLKSKLEKTKQKVKTMARDLYDDHFKAVESMPRGVVVTLRNIATQLESAWELHTNRQCLIEGENTWRDLMKTALENLIVVLKDENTISPYEMCSSGLVQALFTVLSNSVDLDMKHDCKPLMERINVFKTAFTENEDDESRPAVALIRKLIAVLESIERLPLHLYDTPGSTYNLQILTRRLRFRLERAPGETALIDRTGRMLKMEPLATVESLEQYLLKMVAKQWYDFDRSSFIFVRKLREGQSFIFRHQHDFDENGIVYWIGTNAKQNDVHKEDDLVHRTAYEWVNPAAYGLVVVTSSEGRNLPYGRLEDILSRDSSALNCHTNDDKNAWFAIDLGLWVIPSAYTLRHARGYGRSALRNWVFQVSKDGQNWMTLYTHVDDSSLNEPGSTATWPLDPSKDEKQGWRHIRIKQMGKNASGQTHYLSLSGLEIYGTVTGVCEDQLVKVCSALSGKAVKEAEANLRRQRRLFRSQVMKYIVPGARVVRGIDWKWRDQDGNPAGEGTVTGEAHNGTPQSWSSLVKNNCPDKGGSSSTAGASSSSRKGSSSSVCSVASSSDISLSSSRVERRVESLLEQGVGIVGGPPGAEGQEPIVVLSSAEAGSVSSTSTLTAETGSESGERKTPAPDGTSRQSAETTAISMGIVSVSSPDVSSVSESSSKDAASQRPLCSAASARLSVSSLLAAGAPMSSSASVPNLSSREASLMESFVRRAPNMSRTNATNNMNLSRSSSDNNTNTLGRNVMSTATSPLMGAQSFPNLTTTGTTSTVTMSTSIVTSSNNVATATTGLSVGQLLSNTLTTSLTSTSSESDTGQEAEFSLYDFLDSCRANTLLAELDDEEDLPEPDDDDDENEDDNQEEQEYEEVLVRSRVNLGYHVHIHREEEEYETKGGRRRTWDDDFVLKRQFSALVPAFDPRPGRTNVQQTTDLEIPPPGTPRSEVQEEVECTPSPRLALILKVAGLGTTREVELPLTNYKSTIFYYVQKLLQLSCNGAIKPDKLRRIWEPTYTIMYRELKDSDKERESGKMGCWSVEHVEQYLGTDELPKNDLITYMQKNADSTFLRHWKLTGSNKSIRKNRNCSQLIAAYKDFCERGCRSSGLSSGTLSATQSCDILSAAREQAQAKAGSGQSACSVEDVLQLLRILFTIGGEPLSGRTLQEDVEELQFNASPEEFTSKKITTKILQQIEEPLALASGALPDWCEQLTSKCPFLIPFETRQLYFTCTAFGASRAIVWLQNRREATMERSRPSTTVRRDDPGEFRVGRLKHERVKVPRGESMMEWAESVMQIHADRKSVLEVEFQGEEGTGLGPTLEFYALVAAEFQRTSLGIWLCDDDFPDDESRQVDLGGGLKPPGYYVQRSCGLFPAPFPQDSDELERITKLFLFLGIFLAKCIQDNRLVDLPISQPFFKLLCMGDIKSNMSKLLYQNRVESDCHFSEIQSEASTEEGQDTYSVGSFDEDSKSEFILDPPKPKPPAWYHGILTWEDFELVNPHRAQFLKELKALSVKRRQILGNKSLSEDEKNTRLQDLMLRNPMGSGPPLCVEDLGLNFQFCPSSKVHGFSSVDLKSNGEDEMVTMDNAEEYVELMFDFCMHTGIQKQMEAFREGFNRVFPMEKLSSFSHKEVQMILCGNQSPSWTAEDIVNYTEPKLGYTRDSPGFLRFVRVLCGMSSDERKAFLQFTTGCSTLPPGGLANLHPRLTIVRKVDATDASYPSVNTCVHYLKLPEYSSEEIMRERLLAATMEKGFHLN
- the hectd1 gene encoding E3 ubiquitin-protein ligase HECTD1 isoform X8, which translates into the protein MADVDPDTLLEWLQMGQGDERDMQLIALEQLCMLLLMSDNVDRCFETCPPRTFLPALCKIFLDESAPDNVLEVTARAITYYLDVSAECTRRIVGVDGAIKALCNRLVVVELNNRTSRDLAEQCVKVLELICTRESGAVFEAGGLNCVLSFIRDSGHLVHKDTLHSAMAVVSRLCSKMEPQDSSLETCVESLSSLLKHEDHQVSDGALRCFASLADRFTRRGVDPAPLAKHGLTEELLSRMAAAGGTASGPSSTCKPGRTSSGAAPSAADSKLSNQVSTIVSLLSTLCRGSPLVTHDLLRSELPDSMESALQGDERCVLDTMRLVDLLLVLLFEGRKALPKSTAGSTGRIPGLRRLDSSGERSHRQLIDCIRSKDTDALIDAIDTGAFEVNFMDDVGQTLLNWASAFGTQEMVEFLCERGADVNRGQRSSSLHYAACFGRPQVAKTLLRHGANPDLRDEDGKTPLDKARERGHSEVVAILQSPGDWMCPVNKGDDKKKKDVNKEEEEGSEPKGDPEMAPIYLKRLLPVFAQTFQQTMLPSIRKASLALIRKMVHYSSEVLLKEVCDSDAGHNLPTVLVEITATVLDQEDDDDGHLLALQIIRDLVDKGGDVFLDQLARLGVINKVSTLAGPTSDDENEEEAKPEKDDEPQEDAKEIHQGKPYHWRDWSIIRGRDCLYIWSDAAALELSNGSNGWFRFILDGKLATMYSSGSPEGGSDSSESRSEFLEKLQRARSQVKPVTASQPILSTQGPTKLTVGNWSLTCLKEGEIAIHNSDGQQATILKEDLPGFVFESNRGTKHSFTAETSLGSEFVTGWTGKRGRKLKSKLEKTKQKVKTMARDLYDDHFKAVESMPRGVVVTLRNIATQLESAWELHTNRQCLIEGENTWRDLMKTALENLIVVLKDENTISPYEMCSSGLVQALFTVLSNSVDLDMKHDCKPLMERINVFKTAFTENEDDESRPAVALIRKLIAVLESIERLPLHLYDTPGSTYNLQILTRRLRFRLERAPGETALIDRTGRMLKMEPLATVESLEQYLLKMVAKQWYDFDRSSFIFVRKLREGQSFIFRHQHDFDENGIVYWIGTNAKQNDVHKEDDLVHRTAYEWVNPAAYGLVVVTSSEGRNLPYGRLEDILSRDSSALNCHTNDDKNAWFAIDLGLWVIPSAYTLRHARGYGRSALRNWVFQVSKDGQNWMTLYTHVDDSSLNEPGSTATWPLDPSKDEKQGWRHIRIKQMGKNASGQTHYLSLSGLEIYGTVTGVCEDQLVKVCSALSGKAVKEAEANLRRQRRLFRSQVMKYIVPGARVVRGIDWKWRDQDGNPAGEGTVTGEAHNGWIDVTWDAGGSNSYRMGAEGKFDLKLAPGYDPESAPSPKPVSSTVAGTPQSWSSLVKNNCPDKGGSSSTAGASSSSRKGSSSSVCSVASSSDISLSSSRVERRVESLLEQGVGIVGGPPGAEGQEPIVVLSSAEAGSVSSTSTLTAETGSESGERKTPAPDGTSRQSAETTAISMGIVSVSSPDVSSVSESSSKDAASQRPLCSAASARLSVSSLLAAGAPMSSSASVPNLSSREASLMESFVRRAPNMSRTNATNNMNLSRSSSDNNTNTLGRNVMSTANFLDSCRANTLLAELDDEEDLPEPDDDDDENEDDNQEEQEYEEVLVRSRVNLGYHVHIHREEEEYETKGGRRRTWDDDFVLKRQFSALVPAFDPRPGRTNVQQTTDLEIPPPGTPRSEVQEEVECTPSPRLALILKVAGLGTTREVELPLTNYKSTIFYYVQKLLQLSCNGAIKPDKLRRIWEPTYTIMYRELKDSDKERESGKMGCWSVEHVEQYLGTDELPKNDLITYMQKNADSTFLRHWKLTGSNKSIRKNRNCSQLIAAYKDFCERGCRSSGLSSGTLSATQSCDILSAAREQAQAKAGSGQSACSVEDVLQLLRILFTIGGEPLSGRTLQEDVEELQFNASPEEFTSKKITTKILQQIEEPLALASGALPDWCEQLTSKCPFLIPFETRQLYFTCTAFGASRAIVWLQNRREATMERSRPSTTVRRDDPGEFRVGRLKHERVKVPRGESMMEWAESVMQIHADRKSVLEVEFQGEEGTGLGPTLEFYALVAAEFQRTSLGIWLCDDDFPDDESRQVDLGGGLKPPGYYVQRSCGLFPAPFPQDSDELERITKLFLFLGIFLAKCIQDNRLVDLPISQPFFKLLCMGDIKSNMSKLLYQNRVESDCHFSEIQSEASTEEGQDTYSVGSFDEDSKSEFILDPPKPKPPAWYHGILTWEDFELVNPHRAQFLKELKALSVKRRQILGNKSLSEDEKNTRLQDLMLRNPMGSGPPLCVEDLGLNFQFCPSSKVHGFSSVDLKSNGEDEMVTMDNAEEYVELMFDFCMHTGIQKQMEAFREGFNRVFPMEKLSSFSHKEVQMILCGNQSPSWTAEDIVNYTEPKLGYTRDSPGFLRFVRVLCGMSSDERKAFLQFTTGCSTLPPGGLANLHPRLTIVRKVDATDASYPSVNTCVHYLKLPEYSSEEIMRERLLAATMEKGFHLN